TTCCCTGCGCGGCTCGCTCGGCGGGTTCCACGCGGTAGCCGGCGGCCAGCGCCTGCTGTTGGACCGCCTCGATGATATCCGGCCGCTGATGCTCCACCGTGAGCAGGCCGGCGCCGAAGTTTACTTTGGCAGCGCGCACCTGCTCCAGCGATGCCACAATGTGCTCCAGTTTGGCGGCGCAGTCCGCGCAGTCCATGCCCTCCACGCGAAACACAGTGACCTGAGCGCCGTTGCTTTCCTGCAGAGTGTAGCCCAGGGAGGAGACCTGTCGCTCGATGGCCGGCCCAGGCTCGGCATCACCTTCGACTTCGACGATAAGCGTCCCCAGCCCGAAATTCACGAAGGCGTCCCGCACGCCGGGAAGCCGGCGGACCGCTTTCTCGATGGTGCGCGCACATTCGGTGCAGTCCATACCGCCGATGGTGTAGCGCAGGTGGCGGATGTCCTGTTGGAGGGTGGATTCTTGCCGGCGTGCCCGCTCCAGCAGGGAAGCGGAGGAGACCCGCTCCGGATCAAAGCGTACGCGGAGGATGCCCTGTGCGTCCATGTCCACGGCCTCGACGCCGGCCTGGGCGAGCAAGTTGTCCTTCAGCCGGCCGATACAGGCGGGGCATTCCCGCAGTTCGGGTTGTTCAGGGAATGGACGGTGCTGTAGCTCTTCCATGTCAGCGCCTCATCTATGAGAATATGAGCATATGTTCATTGATAATTCAGGATAATGGGCGACCTTGCGGTCGCCCCGTCGCGACGTGCTGTCAGGTCTCCATGCGGTCAGGATGATGGGCTATGATGGCCGGCAGTCCGTCAGATGTGCTGGACGTGGTCCAGTCCTTGGGCGAAAAGGGTGAGCACGTGATCGTCGTCCAGCGCGTAGTAGACATGCCGGCCTTCCTTATGGGAGCGGACCAAATGCAGTTGGCGCAGGGTGCGGAGCTGGTGGGAGATGGCGGACTGGCTCATCTCGAGTTGTTCGGCCAGCTCATGCACACAGCGTTCGCCGGCGCACAGTGCGGCGATCAACC
This genomic window from Anaerolineae bacterium contains:
- a CDS encoding winged helix-turn-helix transcriptional regulator; protein product: MNAGTDQPQESCALSLPFVDEQTAARLAEIFKALSDPTRVRLIAALCAGERCVHELAEQLEMSQSAISHQLRTLRQLHLVRSHKEGRHVYYALDDDHVLTLFAQGLDHVQHI